In Herbaspirillum sp. WKF16, one genomic interval encodes:
- a CDS encoding ABC transporter ATP-binding protein has translation MSAIDIRGVTRRFGALQALDGVDLGIAQGEFFSLLGPSGCGKTTLLNIIAGFLEPGAGSVWLAGRDITRLAPHQRDIGMVFQNYALFPHLNVFDNVAYGLRVRRQQGETVRERVAEMLALVRLSELAQRMPHQLSGGQQQRVAIARALAIRPQVLLLDEPLSNLDAKLRKEMQAELRRLQRDVGITTVMVTHDQEEALGLSDRIGILGGGRLQQVGTPLQLYRQPANRFVGEFVGQANLIAARPRGDGHFDALSHAAADGAPLRLFAGEQAARETLFLLRPERIRLSEADGASPGPNTVEGTVREASYAGAELHLSIALAGAGELQVAAPEALFGQVPQPGVGVRLAWEPQDLVALPDDASPAQAKPGSPA, from the coding sequence ATGAGCGCTATCGACATTCGTGGCGTGACGCGCCGTTTCGGCGCGCTGCAGGCGCTGGACGGCGTGGACCTCGGCATCGCCCAGGGCGAGTTCTTCTCGCTGCTGGGTCCCAGCGGCTGCGGCAAGACCACGCTGCTCAACATCATCGCCGGCTTTCTGGAGCCCGGCGCCGGCAGCGTCTGGCTGGCCGGGCGCGACATCACGCGCCTGGCGCCGCACCAGCGCGACATCGGCATGGTGTTCCAGAACTACGCGCTGTTCCCGCACCTGAACGTGTTCGACAACGTCGCCTATGGCCTGCGCGTGCGCCGGCAACAGGGTGAGACGGTGCGCGAGCGCGTGGCCGAGATGCTGGCGCTGGTGCGCCTGTCGGAGCTGGCGCAGCGCATGCCGCACCAGCTCTCCGGCGGCCAGCAGCAGCGCGTGGCGATCGCCCGCGCGCTGGCGATCCGGCCGCAGGTGCTGCTGCTGGACGAGCCGCTGTCCAACCTCGACGCCAAGCTGCGCAAGGAGATGCAGGCCGAACTGCGCCGCCTGCAGCGCGACGTCGGCATCACCACCGTGATGGTCACGCACGACCAGGAAGAAGCGCTGGGCCTGTCCGATCGCATCGGCATCCTCGGCGGCGGCCGCCTGCAGCAGGTCGGCACGCCATTGCAGCTGTATCGCCAGCCGGCCAACCGTTTCGTCGGCGAATTCGTCGGCCAGGCCAACCTGATCGCCGCGCGGCCGCGGGGCGACGGTCATTTCGACGCGCTCTCGCATGCCGCGGCCGACGGCGCGCCGCTGCGCCTGTTCGCGGGCGAGCAGGCGGCGCGGGAGACGCTGTTCCTGCTGCGCCCGGAACGTATCCGCCTGAGCGAAGCCGACGGCGCGTCCCCCGGGCCGAACACCGTGGAAGGCACGGTGCGCGAGGCCAGCTACGCGGGGGCGGAACTTCATCTTTCCATCGCGCTGGCCGGCGCCGGCGAGCTGCAGGTGGCGGCCCCGGAAGCGCTGTTCGGCCAGGTGCCGCAGCCCGGCGTGGGCGTGCGCCTGGCCTGGGAGCCGCAGGACCTGGTGGCGTTGCCGGACGATGCTTCCCCCGCGCAGGCCAAGCCGGGAAGCCCAGCATGA
- a CDS encoding ABC transporter substrate-binding protein, with protein sequence MENTVKSIRFIPTLAITLAAAILAACGDKKPEAPQASAPAPAATDKVVIGVYGGDWEKNIRAAGLEQYARDNKINVEIVPGADAEWLAKLRASNGNNPQYDIVVFQPDSVQRAAAAGLLQPLEAGNIPNLAKLYPSVQEKFTKDGKTYAAAFSLGQLGLAYRTDLVKTPPKSWLDLWNPEYKGHVAISSPTYAAGLQFFAGLTHALGGELKNDADVDKTFAKLAELKGSAVAFPDSPGAIQTLLERGDAWVVPYWDGRVFALQKSGLKVGFAYPSDGPVVGAANWVIAKGAPNLANAYKLVDFLSSDKVQKSFSDGSLYGMTNQDVQYNEELKGKVQVGEEAYKKLIWIDYETATPKVADWSTRWAQALGNGK encoded by the coding sequence ATGGAGAACACCGTGAAATCGATCCGCTTCATTCCCACCCTGGCCATCACCCTGGCCGCCGCCATCCTCGCCGCCTGCGGCGACAAGAAGCCCGAGGCGCCGCAGGCCAGCGCGCCCGCGCCGGCCGCCACCGACAAGGTGGTGATCGGCGTCTACGGCGGCGACTGGGAGAAGAACATCCGCGCCGCCGGCCTGGAACAATACGCGCGGGACAACAAGATCAACGTCGAGATCGTGCCGGGCGCCGATGCCGAATGGCTGGCCAAGCTGCGCGCTTCCAACGGCAACAACCCGCAGTACGACATCGTGGTGTTCCAGCCCGACTCGGTGCAGCGCGCCGCCGCGGCCGGCCTGCTGCAGCCGCTGGAAGCCGGCAACATCCCCAACCTGGCCAAGCTTTATCCCTCGGTGCAGGAGAAATTCACCAAGGACGGCAAGACCTACGCCGCCGCCTTCAGCCTCGGCCAGCTGGGCCTGGCCTACCGCACCGACCTGGTCAAGACGCCGCCCAAGAGCTGGCTGGACCTGTGGAACCCGGAGTACAAGGGACACGTGGCGATCTCCTCGCCGACCTATGCCGCCGGCCTGCAATTCTTCGCCGGCCTGACCCACGCGCTGGGCGGCGAACTGAAGAACGACGCCGACGTCGACAAGACCTTCGCCAAGCTGGCCGAACTCAAGGGCAGCGCGGTCGCCTTCCCCGACAGCCCGGGCGCGATCCAGACCTTGCTTGAGCGCGGCGACGCGTGGGTGGTGCCGTATTGGGATGGCCGCGTGTTCGCGCTGCAGAAGAGCGGCCTGAAGGTCGGCTTCGCCTATCCGAGCGACGGCCCGGTGGTGGGCGCGGCCAACTGGGTCATCGCCAAGGGCGCGCCCAACCTGGCCAATGCCTACAAGCTGGTCGATTTCCTCTCCAGCGACAAGGTGCAGAAGTCGTTCTCGGACGGCTCGCTGTACGGCATGACCAACCAGGACGTGCAATACAACGAGGAGCTCAAGGGCAAGGTGCAGGTCGGCGAAGAGGCCTACAAGAAGCTGATCTGGATCGACTACGAAACCGCCACGCCCAAGGTCGCCGACTGGAGCACCCGCTGGGCGCAGGCCCTGGGCAACGGCAAGTAA
- a CDS encoding hydantoinase B/oxoprolinase family protein produces the protein MKLDPVTMEILGNKLTSVAEEMCLTLQRTGRTLYVKETADFCCALAGLDGKFFAYPRALGVSGFVGLDCSAAIAAVGELAPGDVILTNDPYRSRGLATHLPDLQVIEPYFHAGRIVAYGWGFLHASDVGGKVPSSISPTNHEIFQEGLQIPPVKIMRAGRMNEDVALLFRANSRTPDANMGDLKAMLGALATGRERVAQTLAQHGAQAFVDAQADLVDYAALRARAVLSRIPEGTYRFTDYLDDEAGAGLPVRIALAVTLKGGGIELDFTGSDPQVAAAINIPSHGLPHAWLTLRILALVATLDKGVPINAGLLKPVSVVAPAGSIVNPLPGAAVGVRHAAAVRVNDALNGVLGQALPEHMPAASGGTIIPVVVAEPSRHGHGQNVQVVEPMVGGTGGRRGRDGADGRDSSISNLSNNPVETVEAETGVEIVRYGLRPDSAGAGQWRGGNGQEIRFRILQDDSFVLARGMERLRFRPWGAQGGGPGAPARLVLQRPGEAPRELGKIDLLPVAAGDEIAIQTPGGGGWGNPFERDPAAVLADVRRGLLSPDAARRDYGVAFTSGAAGAALDEAATAALRARKPQARSRFGAERDAWDRVFAPAQLDRLNAALFAMPPAARPRRRRQVFAAALAALPDGFPQALAHDEAIAQAALHFAREVDACTASVPTPAN, from the coding sequence ATGAAACTCGATCCGGTCACCATGGAAATCCTCGGCAACAAGCTGACGTCGGTCGCCGAGGAAATGTGCCTGACATTGCAGCGCACCGGCCGCACCCTGTACGTGAAGGAGACCGCCGATTTCTGCTGCGCTCTGGCCGGCCTGGACGGCAAGTTCTTCGCCTATCCGCGCGCGCTGGGCGTCTCCGGTTTCGTCGGCCTGGACTGCAGCGCCGCCATCGCGGCGGTCGGCGAGCTGGCCCCGGGCGATGTGATCCTCACCAACGACCCCTACCGTTCGCGCGGCCTGGCCACCCACCTGCCGGACCTGCAGGTGATCGAGCCCTACTTCCACGCGGGCCGCATCGTCGCCTACGGCTGGGGCTTCCTGCACGCCTCCGACGTCGGCGGCAAGGTGCCCAGCAGCATTTCGCCGACCAACCATGAAATCTTCCAGGAGGGCTTGCAGATCCCGCCGGTGAAGATCATGCGCGCCGGCCGCATGAACGAGGACGTGGCCTTGCTGTTCCGCGCCAACAGCCGCACGCCCGACGCCAACATGGGCGATCTCAAAGCCATGCTGGGCGCGCTGGCCACCGGCCGCGAGCGCGTCGCGCAGACCCTGGCCCAGCACGGCGCGCAGGCCTTCGTCGACGCCCAGGCCGACCTGGTGGATTACGCCGCGCTGCGCGCCCGCGCGGTGCTCTCGCGGATCCCCGAAGGCACTTACCGTTTCACCGATTACCTCGACGACGAAGCCGGCGCCGGCTTGCCGGTGCGCATCGCGCTGGCGGTGACGCTCAAGGGCGGCGGCATCGAACTGGACTTCACCGGCAGCGACCCGCAGGTGGCCGCCGCCATCAACATCCCCAGCCACGGCCTGCCGCATGCCTGGCTGACGCTGCGCATCCTGGCGCTGGTGGCGACGCTGGACAAGGGCGTGCCGATCAATGCCGGCTTGCTGAAACCGGTATCGGTGGTGGCGCCGGCCGGCAGCATCGTCAATCCCTTGCCGGGCGCTGCGGTCGGCGTGCGCCATGCGGCCGCGGTGCGGGTCAACGACGCCTTGAACGGCGTGCTCGGCCAAGCCTTGCCGGAGCACATGCCGGCCGCCAGCGGAGGCACCATCATCCCGGTGGTGGTGGCCGAACCGTCGCGTCACGGCCATGGCCAGAACGTGCAGGTGGTCGAACCCATGGTCGGCGGCACCGGCGGGCGGCGCGGCCGCGATGGCGCCGACGGCCGCGACAGCAGCATTTCCAATCTTTCCAACAATCCGGTCGAGACGGTGGAAGCCGAGACCGGCGTCGAGATCGTGCGCTACGGCCTGCGTCCCGATTCGGCCGGCGCCGGCCAATGGCGCGGCGGCAACGGCCAGGAGATCCGTTTCCGCATCCTGCAGGACGACAGCTTCGTGCTGGCGCGCGGCATGGAGCGCCTGCGTTTTCGCCCGTGGGGCGCGCAGGGCGGCGGTCCGGGCGCGCCGGCGCGGCTGGTGCTGCAGCGGCCCGGCGAAGCGCCGCGCGAACTGGGCAAGATCGACCTGCTGCCGGTGGCCGCGGGCGACGAGATCGCAATCCAGACGCCCGGCGGCGGCGGCTGGGGCAACCCCTTCGAGCGCGACCCCGCCGCGGTGCTGGCCGACGTCAGGCGCGGCCTGCTGTCGCCGGACGCCGCGCGGCGCGACTACGGCGTGGCCTTCACCAGCGGCGCCGCCGGCGCGGCGCTGGACGAGGCCGCCACCGCCGCGTTGCGCGCGCGCAAGCCGCAAGCGCGCAGCCGCTTCGGCGCCGAACGCGACGCCTGGGACCGGGTCTTCGCGCCGGCCCAGCTGGATCGCCTGAACGCGGCCCTGTTCGCCATGCCGCCGGCGGCCCGCCCGCGTCGCCGCCGCCAGGTATTCGCCGCCGCGCTGGCGGCGCTGCCCGACGGTTTCCCGCAGGCGCTGGCGCATGACGAGGCCATCGCCCAGGCCGCCCTCCATTTCGCGCGCGAAGTCGATGCCTGTACGGCGTCGGTCCCGACGCCGGCAAACTGA
- a CDS encoding hydantoinase/oxoprolinase family protein yields the protein MNPDSATGVRVGIDVGGTFTDFVLYDAGRKRLAYHKQASTPADPALAVRDGLVALIGKQGLAPADVGVLLHGTTIGLNAIIQRRGARVALVASEGFRDVLEIGRARMPSSFDFHASREEPFLPRERVLEIGARFNRDGASTRWPAADEIARVAEGLGRLECDAAVLMLINGFLQPEREAELAAALQAALPAQARGMAVLSAAQTWPEIREYERTVVATLNAYIQPLMRRYFERLAQLMGELGVAAPILVTASNGGSLSLQGALARPIDTVLSGPASGVVAAARLADESATPRIVTFDMGGTSSDIAVSQHGQAEMVTRTEIGGLPLVLPVVGVSAIGAGGGSRIRVDEHGVLKVGPESAGADPGPACYGRGGADATVTDCYLATGVLDADAFVGGAMKLYPERAIEALATVAGALGDHGADAGIRAASGALAIATAQMASELRKSLAQRGLDPAEFALVPFGGAGPTHANWLAEEAGLTHVLVPQKPGTFCALGAATSDLRRDFVRSLRVAIDDRSAAEVGAIWRALAAQARAWLDEQGMPAGADGDGAAELRHALDMRYAGQAYELSVALPQTLPSPLDARALTEAFHREHERLYGFRDEDAPVEVSTIRLAIVGRLAKAHSAERPAGGGNPAPRAQRRVFLRGGWHQAGVYARAALDAGDLLQGPAIIEQEDTTVLVLPGWQARTDRHGNLHLTPAGKLAAGEQGAKGAQP from the coding sequence GTGAATCCCGATTCAGCCACCGGGGTGCGCGTCGGCATCGACGTAGGCGGCACCTTCACCGATTTCGTCCTCTATGATGCCGGCCGCAAGCGCCTGGCCTACCACAAGCAAGCCAGCACCCCCGCCGATCCCGCATTGGCGGTGCGCGACGGCCTGGTCGCGCTGATCGGAAAGCAGGGCCTGGCGCCGGCCGACGTCGGCGTGCTCCTGCATGGCACCACCATCGGCCTCAACGCCATCATCCAGCGCCGCGGCGCGCGCGTGGCGCTGGTCGCCAGCGAGGGTTTCCGCGATGTGCTGGAGATCGGTCGCGCGCGCATGCCGTCGTCCTTCGACTTCCACGCCAGCCGTGAAGAACCCTTCCTGCCGCGTGAGCGCGTGCTGGAAATCGGCGCGCGCTTCAATCGCGACGGCGCTTCCACGCGCTGGCCCGCAGCGGACGAGATCGCGCGCGTGGCCGAGGGCCTGGGGCGCTTGGAATGCGACGCCGCCGTGCTGATGTTGATCAACGGTTTCCTCCAGCCCGAGCGCGAGGCCGAGCTGGCCGCCGCGCTGCAGGCCGCCTTGCCGGCGCAGGCGCGCGGGATGGCGGTGCTGTCGGCGGCGCAGACATGGCCCGAGATCCGCGAATACGAACGCACCGTGGTGGCCACGCTGAACGCCTATATCCAGCCGCTGATGCGCCGCTACTTCGAACGGCTGGCGCAGCTGATGGGCGAGCTGGGCGTGGCCGCGCCGATCCTGGTGACCGCCTCCAACGGCGGCTCGCTGTCGCTGCAGGGCGCGCTGGCGCGTCCGATCGACACCGTGCTCTCCGGTCCGGCCTCCGGCGTGGTGGCGGCGGCGCGGCTGGCCGACGAGTCGGCCACGCCGCGCATCGTCACCTTCGACATGGGCGGCACCAGCAGCGACATCGCCGTTTCCCAGCACGGCCAGGCCGAGATGGTCACGCGCACCGAGATCGGCGGCCTGCCGCTGGTGCTGCCGGTAGTCGGCGTGTCGGCCATCGGCGCCGGCGGCGGCTCGCGCATTCGCGTCGATGAACACGGCGTGCTCAAGGTCGGCCCGGAAAGCGCGGGCGCCGATCCCGGCCCGGCCTGCTACGGCCGCGGCGGCGCCGACGCCACCGTCACCGACTGTTACCTCGCCACCGGCGTGCTGGACGCGGACGCCTTCGTCGGCGGCGCCATGAAGCTCTATCCCGAACGCGCGATCGAGGCGCTGGCCACGGTCGCCGGCGCGCTGGGCGACCACGGGGCCGACGCCGGCATCCGCGCCGCCTCCGGCGCGCTGGCCATCGCCACCGCGCAGATGGCGTCCGAGCTGCGCAAGAGCCTGGCCCAGCGCGGCCTCGATCCGGCCGAGTTCGCGCTGGTGCCCTTCGGCGGCGCCGGCCCGACCCACGCCAACTGGCTGGCGGAAGAGGCCGGCCTGACGCATGTGCTGGTGCCGCAAAAGCCCGGCACCTTCTGCGCGCTGGGGGCGGCCACTTCCGACCTGCGGCGCGACTTCGTGCGCAGCCTGCGCGTGGCCATCGACGACCGCAGCGCGGCCGAGGTCGGCGCGATCTGGCGCGCGCTGGCGGCGCAGGCGCGCGCCTGGCTGGACGAGCAGGGCATGCCGGCCGGCGCCGACGGCGATGGCGCAGCCGAACTGCGGCACGCGCTGGACATGCGCTACGCCGGTCAAGCCTACGAGTTGAGCGTGGCCCTGCCGCAAACCTTGCCCTCGCCGCTGGACGCGCGCGCGCTGACCGAGGCCTTCCATCGCGAGCACGAGCGCCTGTACGGCTTTCGCGATGAGGACGCGCCGGTCGAGGTCTCCACCATCCGCCTGGCCATCGTCGGTCGCCTGGCCAAGGCGCATAGCGCAGAGCGGCCGGCCGGCGGCGGCAATCCCGCGCCGCGCGCGCAGCGCCGGGTGTTCCTGCGCGGCGGCTGGCATCAGGCCGGCGTCTATGCGCGCGCCGCGCTGGATGCGGGCGACCTGTTGCAAGGGCCCGCGATCATCGAACAGGAAGACACCACCGTGCTGGTGCTGCCGGGCTGGCAAGCCCGCACCGACCGGCACGGCAACCTGCATCTGACACCGGCCGGCAAGCTCGCCGCCGGTGAACAGGGCGCGAAGGGAGCGCAACCATGA
- a CDS encoding M81 family metallopeptidase → MRIAIGGFQHETNTFSPVPTRWENLVAADTWPGLLQGAALLDAMAPAPGQAPRNIPVAGFIGAAQGDPRAQLLPLAWAAAGPAGRVTRDAFERMSALLLDGLAQARPEAVYLDLHGAMVAEHIDDADGEILRRVRAAIGARMPLVASLDLHANVSPQMLEQADLLLSYRTYPHIDMAATGARAFARLARLLADGGRPSLAWRRIPFLIPMCWQCTDLEPARALQAMTQALEDESDAPANFTMGFPAADVAECGPLAWAYGVDQAQAEAGAERLLRAVLDAREQFNGEIFDARGAVRRALEIRQGGQAGNAPVVIADAQDNPGAGGSADTTGLLRELVRADANAALGLLVDPQAAAAAHAAGVGAQLDLALGGRSGIAGDAPFVASARVERLHDGAVDATGSVFRGYRLTLGPSALLSIGRVQVIVVSQPVQLLDLALLRFVGLEPEGLDIIAVKSTVHFRADFAPVASAILVCAAPGAFPLDPAQLPWTKLPEQIRRRPAG, encoded by the coding sequence ATGCGCATTGCCATCGGCGGTTTCCAGCATGAAACCAACACCTTCAGCCCCGTCCCCACGCGCTGGGAAAACCTGGTCGCGGCCGATACCTGGCCCGGCCTGCTGCAAGGCGCCGCCCTGCTGGATGCAATGGCGCCGGCGCCGGGCCAGGCGCCACGCAACATTCCCGTGGCCGGCTTCATCGGCGCGGCCCAGGGCGATCCCCGCGCGCAGCTGCTGCCGCTGGCCTGGGCCGCGGCCGGGCCAGCGGGGCGGGTGACGCGCGACGCCTTCGAGCGCATGAGCGCGCTGCTGCTGGACGGCCTGGCGCAAGCCCGGCCCGAGGCCGTCTACCTCGACCTGCACGGCGCGATGGTCGCCGAACACATCGACGACGCCGACGGCGAGATCCTGCGCCGCGTGCGCGCGGCCATCGGCGCGCGCATGCCGCTGGTGGCCAGCCTCGACCTGCACGCCAACGTCTCGCCGCAGATGCTGGAGCAAGCCGACCTGCTGCTGTCCTATCGCACCTACCCGCACATCGACATGGCCGCCACCGGCGCACGCGCCTTCGCCCGGCTGGCGCGCTTGCTGGCAGACGGCGGGCGTCCGAGCCTGGCGTGGCGCCGCATCCCCTTCCTCATTCCCATGTGCTGGCAATGCACCGACCTGGAGCCGGCGCGCGCGCTGCAAGCGATGACGCAGGCGCTGGAAGACGAAAGCGATGCGCCGGCCAATTTCACCATGGGATTCCCGGCCGCCGACGTGGCCGAATGCGGCCCGCTGGCGTGGGCCTACGGCGTCGACCAGGCGCAGGCCGAGGCCGGCGCGGAGCGCCTGCTGCGGGCCGTGCTGGATGCGCGGGAACAATTCAACGGCGAGATCTTCGATGCGCGCGGCGCGGTCAGGCGCGCGCTGGAGATCAGGCAAGGAGGACAGGCCGGCAACGCCCCGGTCGTGATCGCCGATGCCCAGGACAACCCCGGCGCCGGCGGCAGCGCCGACACCACCGGCTTGCTGCGCGAACTGGTGCGCGCCGACGCCAACGCGGCGCTGGGCCTGCTGGTCGATCCGCAGGCGGCGGCCGCGGCGCACGCGGCCGGCGTCGGCGCGCAACTTGACCTGGCGCTGGGCGGACGCTCGGGCATCGCCGGCGATGCGCCCTTTGTCGCATCGGCGCGCGTGGAGCGCCTGCATGACGGCGCCGTCGACGCCACCGGCAGCGTGTTCCGCGGCTACCGGCTGACGCTGGGGCCGAGCGCGCTGTTGTCGATCGGGCGCGTGCAGGTGATCGTGGTATCGCAGCCGGTTCAGCTGCTGGACCTCGCGCTGCTGCGCTTCGTCGGCCTGGAGCCGGAAGGGCTGGACATCATTGCGGTGAAGAGCACGGTGCATTTCCGCGCCGATTTCGCACCGGTGGCCAGTGCGATACTGGTGTGCGCCGCGCCGGGAGCGTTCCCGCTCGACCCGGCGCAATTGCCCTGGACCAAGCTGCCGGAGCAGATACGCCGGCGCCCGGCCGGCTGA
- a CDS encoding rhodanese homology domain-containing protein, with protein MSLVHQTSPIPLVTYPEVRAALLAREEIALLDVREEDPHAASHPLFAANLPFSHLELNAYARIPRRDTRIVTLDDGEGLAARAALRLRALGYTNVGVLAGGVRGWREAGGELFQDVNVPSKAFGELVEARRHTPSLSAQEVKALLDDKADVVVVDARRFEEYQNMNIPGSVSVPGAELVLRVRALAPDPATRVIVNCAGRTRSIIGTQSLVNAGIPNPVHALRNGTIGWTLAGQQLEHGQARRFPEQVDTTGREEARRQARAVAERAGVRRIALEKLGELEQPGRTLYRFDVRTPEQYRAGHLPGFLSAPGGQLVQETEMNAPVRGARIALADDDGVRADMTASWLAQMAWEVYVVDGISAQDLAAAGDAPRALPPVAVTDQQRVSPQQLKAWLDAGNGTVVLDFSLSARYVARHIPGAWFTLRSQIGEAARKFPSASRFVVTCGSSLLAQFAVADLQALAAQPVYLLEGGNAAWEQAGFALAAGEERLLSPRIDRYRRPYEGTDNAVSAMQAYLDWEFGLVEQLGRDGTHGFTVI; from the coding sequence ATGAGCCTCGTCCACCAGACTTCCCCGATTCCCCTCGTCACCTACCCCGAAGTGCGCGCCGCGCTGCTGGCGCGCGAAGAGATCGCCCTGCTCGACGTGCGCGAGGAAGATCCGCACGCCGCCTCGCATCCGCTGTTCGCCGCCAACCTGCCGTTCTCGCACCTGGAGCTCAACGCCTACGCGCGCATCCCTCGGCGCGACACCCGCATCGTCACGCTGGACGATGGCGAGGGCCTGGCCGCGCGCGCCGCGCTGCGCCTGCGCGCCTTGGGCTACACCAATGTCGGTGTGCTGGCCGGCGGCGTGCGCGGCTGGCGCGAGGCGGGCGGCGAGCTGTTCCAGGACGTCAACGTGCCCAGCAAGGCCTTCGGCGAACTGGTGGAGGCCCGGCGCCATACGCCTTCGCTGTCGGCGCAGGAGGTCAAGGCGCTGCTCGACGACAAGGCCGATGTAGTGGTGGTCGACGCGCGCCGCTTCGAGGAATACCAGAACATGAACATCCCCGGCTCGGTCAGCGTGCCCGGCGCCGAGCTGGTACTGCGCGTGCGCGCGCTGGCGCCGGATCCGGCCACGCGGGTGATCGTCAACTGCGCCGGCCGTACGCGCAGCATCATCGGCACGCAGTCGCTGGTCAACGCCGGCATTCCCAACCCGGTGCACGCGCTGCGCAACGGCACCATCGGCTGGACCCTGGCCGGGCAGCAGCTGGAGCACGGACAGGCGCGCCGCTTTCCCGAGCAGGTCGATACCACCGGGCGCGAAGAGGCCCGGCGCCAGGCGCGCGCGGTGGCCGAGCGCGCCGGCGTCAGGCGCATTGCGCTGGAAAAGCTCGGCGAGCTGGAGCAGCCGGGCCGCACCCTGTATCGCTTCGACGTGCGCACGCCGGAGCAATATCGCGCCGGCCACCTGCCCGGCTTCCTCTCCGCGCCCGGCGGCCAGCTGGTGCAGGAGACCGAGATGAACGCGCCGGTGCGCGGCGCGCGCATCGCGCTGGCCGACGACGACGGCGTGCGCGCCGACATGACCGCCTCCTGGCTGGCGCAGATGGCGTGGGAGGTCTACGTGGTGGATGGCATTTCGGCGCAAGACCTGGCGGCCGCCGGCGACGCGCCGCGCGCGCTGCCGCCGGTCGCCGTCACCGACCAGCAACGCGTCAGCCCGCAGCAGTTGAAGGCCTGGCTGGATGCCGGCAACGGCACCGTGGTGCTGGATTTCTCGCTCAGCGCGCGCTATGTCGCGCGCCACATCCCCGGCGCCTGGTTCACGCTGCGCTCGCAGATCGGCGAGGCGGCGCGCAAATTCCCGTCCGCCTCGCGTTTCGTTGTGACCTGCGGCAGCTCGCTGCTGGCGCAGTTCGCCGTGGCCGACCTGCAGGCGCTGGCGGCGCAGCCGGTGTACCTGCTCGAAGGCGGCAACGCCGCGTGGGAGCAGGCCGGCTTCGCGCTGGCCGCCGGCGAGGAGCGCCTGCTGTCGCCGCGCATCGACCGCTACCGCCGTCCCTATGAAGGCACCGACAACGCGGTCAGCGCGATGCAGGCCTATCTCGACTGGGAGTTCGGTCTGGTGGAGCAGCTGGGGCGCGACGGCACCCACGGCTTCACGGTGATCTGA
- a CDS encoding cysteine dioxygenase family protein produces MTVLNIATPAQAAPAKPAPFAAPVRGKNLWRLRSFITDFADLLSTAPVEETILYVGGDLLRQLVVHDDWLPDEFAQPDPQRYRQYLLHADSAQRFSIVSFVWGPGQRTPIHDHTVWGLIGMLRGAEHAQSYSLARGAPEQIGPPVLLKPGAVEAVSPNSEELHDVHQVSNAFDDRVSISIHVYGGNIGAVRRSVYQPDGQRKPFISGYSNSTLPNIWDLSAEQQ; encoded by the coding sequence ATGACCGTGCTAAATATCGCAACACCAGCCCAGGCGGCGCCCGCCAAGCCCGCGCCGTTCGCCGCGCCCGTGCGCGGCAAGAACCTGTGGCGCCTGCGTTCCTTCATCACCGATTTCGCCGACCTGCTCTCCACCGCGCCGGTGGAGGAGACCATCCTCTACGTCGGCGGCGACCTGCTGCGCCAGCTGGTGGTGCACGACGACTGGCTGCCCGACGAATTCGCCCAGCCCGATCCGCAGCGCTACCGGCAATACCTGCTGCATGCCGATTCGGCGCAGCGCTTTTCCATCGTCAGCTTCGTCTGGGGCCCGGGCCAGCGCACGCCCATCCACGACCACACGGTATGGGGCCTGATCGGCATGCTGCGCGGCGCCGAGCACGCGCAGTCGTATTCGCTGGCGCGCGGCGCGCCCGAGCAGATCGGGCCGCCGGTGCTGCTCAAGCCGGGCGCGGTCGAGGCCGTCTCTCCCAATAGCGAGGAGCTGCACGACGTGCACCAGGTCAGCAACGCCTTCGACGATCGCGTGTCGATCAGCATCCACGTCTACGGCGGCAACATCGGCGCCGTACGGCGTTCGGTCTACCAGCCGGATGGGCAGCGCAAGCCGTTCATCTCCGGCTACTCCAATTCCACCCTGCCCAACATCTGGGATCTTTCAGCAGAGCAGCAATGA
- a CDS encoding OsmC family protein produces MTSLNHYLSEKRSAVLAREALIEAGNAGPNALVARVSAEGRSGVRRIRIRDHQVISDSPPDFAGYNLGPSSPELQLGVLGSCVTHIFLIQAAHRQVPIDSLEVEVTGRIDPRGGRPGHEAIPIWPHDIGYVVHLDSPASEADVKALFEAVEATCPILNLLRNPQAIRAEVKHKRTAPQDKRAGAEDAIA; encoded by the coding sequence ATGACATCCCTGAACCATTACCTGAGTGAAAAGCGCAGCGCCGTGCTGGCGCGCGAGGCGCTGATCGAAGCCGGCAACGCCGGCCCCAATGCGCTGGTTGCGCGCGTCTCGGCCGAGGGACGCAGCGGCGTGCGCCGCATCCGCATCCGCGACCACCAGGTCATCAGCGACAGCCCGCCGGACTTCGCCGGCTACAACCTGGGGCCGAGTTCGCCCGAGCTGCAGCTGGGCGTGCTGGGTTCCTGCGTGACCCACATCTTCCTGATCCAGGCGGCGCACCGCCAGGTGCCGATCGATTCGCTGGAGGTGGAGGTCACCGGCCGCATCGACCCGCGCGGCGGCCGTCCCGGCCATGAGGCGATCCCGATCTGGCCGCACGACATCGGCTATGTGGTGCACCTGGATTCGCCGGCCTCCGAGGCCGATGTGAAGGCGCTGTTCGAGGCGGTGGAGGCGACGTGCCCCATCCTCAACCTGCTGCGCAATCCGCAGGCTATCCGCGCCGAGGTCAAGCACAAGCGCACCGCGCCGCAGGACAAGCGCGCCGGCGCCGAGGACGCCATCGCCTGA